In Salmonella enterica subsp. enterica serovar Typhimurium str. LT2, a single window of DNA contains:
- the yihR gene encoding putative aldose-1-epimerase (similar to E. coli putative aldose-1-epimerase (AAC76876.1); Blastp hit to AAC76876.1 (308 aa), 54% identity in aa 9 - 303) produces the protein MRMAAMHSGGKTIQLNAGHYQAKIVTVGAGLAELTHHGRHVVIPHKPEEIPMAHLGKVLIPWPNRVTNGCYSYNGKVFQLAVNDPVSQTAIHGLLAWRDWQINYQSATEASLTIFLPPSYGYPFALISEVIYRLDAASGLHVLIRTQNIGDESAPYGAGAHPYLTCNLQSIDSCVLTLPASEELPAGRDFSASCLLGETRLDHAVKTATTPAEWEVRLTSPTQNMSTFLRSTQPWLQIYTGEKLSRKGLAVEPMSCPPDAFNSGIALIHLAPKAIHQLHFSIGCD, from the coding sequence ATGAGGATGGCAGCCATGCACAGCGGTGGAAAAACTATTCAGCTTAATGCGGGCCATTACCAGGCGAAAATCGTCACGGTTGGCGCAGGTCTGGCGGAACTGACCCATCATGGACGCCATGTGGTCATCCCGCATAAACCGGAAGAAATACCCATGGCGCATCTGGGGAAAGTATTGATTCCCTGGCCAAATCGCGTGACAAATGGCTGCTACTCCTATAACGGCAAGGTTTTCCAGCTTGCCGTTAACGACCCGGTTTCGCAGACCGCCATTCACGGTCTGTTAGCCTGGCGAGACTGGCAGATTAATTATCAGTCGGCGACGGAAGCGTCGCTAACGATTTTTCTGCCGCCCTCTTACGGCTATCCCTTTGCGTTGATATCGGAAGTGATTTATCGGTTAGATGCCGCCAGTGGGCTGCACGTATTGATTCGTACGCAAAACATTGGCGATGAATCAGCCCCTTATGGCGCGGGCGCGCATCCTTATTTGACTTGCAATCTGCAAAGCATCGATAGCTGTGTATTAACACTGCCTGCAAGCGAAGAATTGCCCGCAGGCAGGGATTTTTCCGCATCATGCCTGCTCGGCGAAACGCGCCTTGATCATGCGGTTAAGACCGCGACTACCCCGGCTGAGTGGGAGGTCAGACTTACCAGCCCAACGCAGAACATGTCCACATTTTTACGCAGCACCCAGCCCTGGTTACAGATCTATACCGGCGAAAAACTCAGCCGAAAAGGTCTCGCGGTAGAGCCTATGAGCTGCCCGCCCGATGCATTTAATTCCGGGATCGCACTGATTCATCTTGCCCCAAAAGCGATCCATCAACTGCATTTTTCCATCGGCTGCGACTAG
- the yihS gene encoding putative isomerase (similar to E. coli orf, hypothetical protein (AAD13442.1); Blastp hit to AAD13442.1 (418 aa), 92% identity in aa 6 - 418), with amino-acid sequence MKWFNTLSHNRWLEQETDRIFNFGKNAVVPTGFGWLGNKGQIKEEMGTHLWITARMLHVYSVAASMGRPGAYDLVDHGIKAMNGALRDKKYGGWYACVNDQGVVDASKQGYQHFFALLGAASAVTTGHPEARKLLDYTIEVIEKYFWSEEEQMCLESWDEAFSQTEDYRGGNANMHAVEAFLIVYDVTHDKKWLDRALRIASVIIHDVARNGDYRVNEHFDSQWNPIRDYNKDNPAHRFRAYGGTPGHWIEWGRLMLHLHAALEARFETPPAWLLEDAKGLFHATIRDAWAPDGADGFVYSVDWDGKPIVRERVRWPIVEAMGTAYALYTLTDDSQYEEWYQKWWDYCIKYLMDYENGSWWQELDADNKVTTKVWDGKQDIYHLLHCLVIPRLPLAPGLAPAVAAGLLDINAK; translated from the coding sequence ATGAAATGGTTTAACACGTTGAGCCACAACCGCTGGCTGGAGCAGGAAACCGACCGCATCTTTAATTTCGGTAAAAACGCCGTGGTGCCGACAGGCTTCGGCTGGCTGGGAAATAAAGGGCAAATCAAAGAAGAGATGGGCACCCATCTTTGGATCACGGCGCGTATGCTGCACGTTTATTCCGTGGCGGCGTCGATGGGCCGACCGGGCGCTTATGATCTGGTCGATCACGGCATCAAAGCCATGAACGGCGCGCTGCGCGATAAAAAATACGGCGGCTGGTATGCCTGCGTTAACGATCAGGGCGTGGTAGATGCCTCTAAACAGGGTTATCAACACTTCTTCGCCTTGCTGGGCGCGGCCAGCGCCGTCACGACCGGGCATCCTGAAGCCAGGAAATTGCTGGATTACACCATAGAAGTGATTGAGAAATACTTCTGGAGTGAAGAAGAGCAGATGTGCCTGGAGTCCTGGGATGAAGCCTTCAGCCAGACGGAAGACTACCGTGGCGGCAACGCCAATATGCACGCCGTCGAAGCGTTCCTGATTGTTTATGACGTTACCCATGACAAAAAATGGCTGGATCGCGCGCTGCGTATCGCGTCGGTAATTATTCATGATGTGGCGCGCAACGGTGATTACCGCGTCAATGAACACTTCGATTCACAGTGGAACCCTATCCGCGACTATAACAAAGATAATCCTGCCCACCGTTTCCGCGCCTACGGCGGTACGCCCGGTCACTGGATTGAGTGGGGCCGTCTGATGCTCCATCTCCATGCTGCGCTGGAGGCCCGCTTCGAAACGCCACCCGCCTGGCTGCTGGAGGATGCGAAAGGTCTGTTCCATGCCACTATCCGCGACGCCTGGGCGCCAGATGGCGCAGACGGCTTTGTCTACTCAGTCGACTGGGACGGTAAACCTATCGTACGTGAACGCGTGCGCTGGCCGATTGTGGAAGCGATGGGTACGGCCTACGCCCTCTACACCCTGACGGACGATAGCCAGTATGAAGAGTGGTATCAGAAATGGTGGGACTACTGCATTAAGTACCTGATGGACTATGAAAATGGTTCCTGGTGGCAAGAGCTGGACGCCGATAACAAAGTGACCACCAAAGTGTGGGACGGCAAGCAAGATATTTACCATCTGCTGCACTGTCTGGTCATTCCTCGTCTGCCACTGGCGCCGGGCCTGGCTCCGGCGGTCGCGGCGGGTCTCCTGGATATCAACGCGAAATAG
- the yihT gene encoding putative aldolase (similar to E. coli putative aldolase (AAD13443.1); Blastp hit to AAD13443.1 (292 aa), 87% identity in aa 1 - 292) has protein sequence MNNYTIKDITRASGGFAMLAVDQREAMRLMFAAAGAKTPVADSVLTDFKVNAAKILSPYASAVLLDQQFCYRQAVEQNAVAKSCAMIVAADDFIPGNGIPVDNVVLDKKINAQAVKRDGAKALKLLVLWRSDEDAQQRLNMVKEFNELCHSNGLLSIIEPVVRPPRCGDKFDREQAIIDAAKELGDSGADLYKVEMPLYGKGARSDLLTASQRLNGHINMPWVILSSGVDEKLFPRAVRVAMEAGASGFLAGRAVWSSVIGLPDTELMLRDVSAPKLQRLGEIVDEMMAKRR, from the coding sequence ATGAACAACTACACCATCAAAGACATTACGCGAGCGTCCGGCGGGTTTGCCATGCTGGCTGTCGATCAGCGCGAGGCGATGCGTTTAATGTTTGCTGCTGCTGGTGCGAAAACACCCGTTGCCGATAGCGTGCTGACGGATTTCAAAGTGAATGCGGCGAAAATTCTTTCCCCGTATGCCTCTGCCGTTCTGCTGGATCAGCAGTTCTGTTATCGCCAGGCCGTAGAACAAAACGCGGTCGCTAAAAGCTGCGCCATGATCGTCGCGGCGGATGATTTCATCCCGGGCAACGGTATTCCCGTTGATAACGTGGTCCTTGATAAAAAAATTAATGCGCAGGCGGTAAAACGGGACGGCGCGAAAGCCTTAAAACTGTTGGTGCTGTGGCGCAGCGACGAAGACGCGCAGCAGCGTCTGAATATGGTCAAAGAATTCAATGAATTATGTCACTCCAATGGTTTGCTGAGCATTATCGAACCGGTTGTACGTCCGCCGCGCTGCGGCGACAAGTTCGATCGCGAGCAGGCGATTATCGATGCGGCCAAAGAGCTGGGCGACAGCGGCGCCGATCTTTACAAAGTTGAAATGCCGCTCTACGGCAAAGGCGCACGTTCCGATCTTCTTACCGCCTCACAACGCCTGAATGGGCATATCAATATGCCGTGGGTCATCCTCTCTTCCGGTGTGGACGAAAAACTGTTCCCTCGCGCAGTCAGGGTCGCCATGGAAGCTGGCGCATCCGGGTTCCTGGCGGGACGCGCGGTCTGGTCATCAGTAATTGGTTTACCGGATACCGAGCTGATGCTACGTGATGTTTCCGCGCCTAAATTGCAACGTCTGGGCGAGATCGTCGATGAAATGATGGCAAAACGTCGTTAA
- the yihU gene encoding putative oxidoreductase (similar to E. coli putative dehydrogenase (AAD13444.1); Blastp hit to AAD13444.1 (298 aa), 86% identity in aa 1 - 297) has protein sequence MAVIAFIGLGQMGSPMASNLLKQGHQLSVFDVNPDAVQRLVDKGAQPASSPAQATIGAEFVITMLPNGDLVRSVLFGEQGVCETLSREALVIDMSTIHPLQTDNLIADMQSKGFSMMDVPIGRTSDNAITGTLLLLAGGTAEQVERATPVLMAMGNELVNTGGPGMGIRVKLINNYMSIALNALSAEAAVLCEALGLSFDVALKVMSGTAAGKGHFTTTWPNKVMKGDLSPAFMIDLAHKDLGIALDVANQLHVPMPLGAASREVYNLARAAGRGREDWSAILEQVRISAGLTANVKK, from the coding sequence ATGGCAGTTATAGCATTTATCGGGTTGGGACAGATGGGCTCCCCTATGGCGAGCAATCTGCTAAAGCAGGGCCATCAACTCAGCGTCTTCGATGTTAATCCCGACGCCGTACAGCGTCTGGTAGACAAAGGCGCGCAACCTGCAAGCAGCCCGGCTCAGGCAACCATCGGCGCTGAATTTGTTATCACCATGCTCCCGAACGGCGATCTGGTTCGTTCCGTTTTGTTTGGCGAGCAAGGCGTTTGTGAAACTCTTTCCCGTGAAGCGCTGGTCATTGATATGTCCACTATTCATCCGTTGCAAACCGATAATCTGATTGCCGACATGCAGAGCAAAGGGTTCAGCATGATGGATGTGCCGATAGGCCGGACATCCGACAACGCGATTACCGGCACATTGTTGCTGCTGGCAGGCGGTACGGCGGAGCAAGTAGAGCGTGCTACCCCTGTTCTGATGGCGATGGGTAATGAGCTGGTCAACACCGGCGGCCCGGGAATGGGTATTCGCGTAAAACTGATCAACAACTACATGAGTATTGCGCTAAATGCGCTCTCCGCCGAAGCCGCCGTGCTGTGTGAAGCGCTGGGGCTTTCCTTCGACGTGGCTTTAAAAGTGATGAGCGGCACTGCCGCAGGCAAAGGGCATTTCACCACCACCTGGCCGAATAAAGTGATGAAAGGAGATCTGTCTCCCGCCTTCATGATCGATCTGGCGCACAAAGATCTTGGCATCGCGTTGGATGTCGCCAATCAACTGCACGTACCGATGCCGCTCGGCGCCGCCTCCCGTGAAGTTTATAACCTGGCGCGGGCCGCAGGCCGCGGTCGGGAAGACTGGAGCGCCATCCTGGAACAGGTGCGCATCAGCGCCGGGCTGACCGCCAACGTAAAAAAGTAA
- the yihV gene encoding putative sugar kinase (similar to E. coli putative kinase (AAD13445.1); Blastp hit to AAD13445.1 (300 aa), 85% identity in aa 3 - 300): MVRIACVGITVMDRIYYVEGLPTEGGKYVAKRYTEVGGGPAATAAVAAAKLGAQVDFIGRVGDDDTGNSLLAELESLGVNTRYTRRYTQAMSSQSAIMVDAKGERIIVNYPSPDLLPDADWLNDIDFSQWDVVLADVRWHDGAKQAFTLARQAGVMTVLDGDITPQDISELVALSDHAAFSEPGLARLTGMSEAIDALKKAQMLTNGHVYVTRGSEGCNWLEKAAVRHQPGFTVEVVDTTGAGDVFHGALAFGLASGYAIEEAVRFASGVAALKCTRPGGRAGIPDCEQTRSFLSLFV, translated from the coding sequence ATGGTTCGTATTGCTTGTGTAGGTATTACCGTGATGGATCGCATCTATTACGTGGAAGGATTACCGACAGAAGGGGGTAAATATGTGGCGAAGCGCTATACGGAAGTGGGCGGCGGGCCTGCGGCGACCGCTGCCGTGGCTGCGGCGAAATTGGGCGCACAGGTGGACTTTATTGGCCGTGTGGGCGATGACGACACCGGAAACAGCCTGCTGGCGGAACTGGAATCCCTGGGGGTAAATACCCGCTATACCCGCCGCTACACGCAGGCCATGTCGTCGCAGTCAGCGATTATGGTGGATGCCAAAGGAGAGCGGATTATCGTTAATTATCCCAGCCCGGATTTATTACCTGACGCCGACTGGCTTAACGACATCGATTTTTCGCAGTGGGATGTGGTGTTGGCGGATGTGCGCTGGCATGACGGCGCAAAACAGGCGTTTACGCTGGCGCGTCAGGCTGGCGTCATGACTGTTCTTGATGGCGATATTACGCCGCAGGATATTAGCGAGCTGGTGGCGTTAAGCGACCACGCCGCCTTCTCCGAGCCAGGGCTGGCACGCCTGACGGGGATGAGCGAAGCCATTGATGCGCTAAAAAAAGCACAAATGCTCACAAATGGACATGTCTATGTCACGCGAGGCAGTGAAGGCTGCAACTGGTTGGAAAAAGCGGCGGTACGCCACCAACCGGGTTTTACCGTGGAGGTGGTGGATACTACTGGCGCGGGCGATGTTTTTCATGGCGCACTGGCATTTGGCCTGGCAAGCGGATACGCCATCGAAGAGGCTGTCAGATTCGCCAGCGGCGTTGCCGCGCTGAAGTGTACGCGCCCGGGTGGCCGGGCGGGTATCCCTGATTGTGAGCAAACCCGATCTTTCTTGTCACTTTTTGTATAA
- the yihW gene encoding putative glycerol-3-phosphate regulon repressor (DeoR family; similar to E. coli putative DEOR-type transcriptional regulator (AAD13446.1); Blastp hit to AAD13446.1 (269 aa), 89% identity in aa 9 - 263) codes for MSLTELTGNPRHDRLLMLIDERGYMNIDELASLLEVSTQTVRRDIRKLSEQGLITRHHGGAGRASSVVNTAFEQREVSWTQEKKAIAEAVADYIPDGSTIFITIGTTVEQVARALLNHNHLRIITNSLRVAHILYNNPRFEVMVPGGTLRPHNSGIIGPSAAAFVAGFRADYLVTSVGAIESDGALLEFDVNEASVVKTMMAHSRHILLAADHTKYHASAAVEIGNVSQITALFTDEYPGPALQNLLQSQQIEVVQVSPSLDDAVSA; via the coding sequence ATGAGTCTTACCGAACTGACCGGTAATCCGCGACACGATCGGCTGTTAATGCTAATTGATGAGCGCGGCTATATGAATATCGATGAGTTAGCCAGTTTGTTGGAGGTCTCTACCCAGACGGTTCGCCGCGATATTCGTAAATTAAGCGAGCAGGGGCTGATTACGCGTCATCACGGCGGCGCTGGCAGAGCGTCCAGTGTGGTCAATACCGCCTTTGAGCAGCGAGAGGTCTCCTGGACGCAAGAGAAAAAAGCCATTGCGGAAGCCGTGGCTGACTATATTCCGGATGGCTCCACGATATTTATCACGATTGGAACGACGGTTGAGCAGGTGGCGCGCGCGCTGCTCAACCATAATCATCTGCGCATTATCACCAATAGCCTGCGCGTCGCGCACATTCTTTATAATAACCCTCGTTTTGAAGTGATGGTGCCTGGCGGCACGCTGCGCCCGCATAATAGCGGCATTATCGGGCCATCCGCGGCGGCGTTTGTGGCGGGGTTCCGGGCTGACTATCTCGTCACCAGCGTAGGCGCGATAGAGAGCGATGGCGCGTTACTGGAGTTTGATGTCAACGAAGCCAGCGTAGTGAAAACCATGATGGCCCACTCGCGACATATTTTGCTGGCCGCCGATCATACGAAATACCATGCTTCTGCGGCGGTTGAGATCGGCAATGTGTCACAGATTACCGCTCTGTTTACGGACGAGTATCCCGGTCCGGCATTACAGAATTTACTTCAATCCCAGCAAATCGAAGTGGTTCAGGTGAGTCCTTCGCTGGACGACGCCGTTTCAGCGTGA
- the yihX gene encoding putative enzyme (similar to E. coli putative phosphatase (AAD13447.1); Blastp hit to AAD13447.1 (206 aa), 89% identity in aa 8 - 206) codes for MLYIFDLGNVIVDIDFNRVLGVWSDLSRVPLASLKQKFTMGETFHQHERGEITDEAFAEAFCHEMALSLSYEQFAHGWQAVFVGLRPEVIAIMHKLREQGHRVVVLSNTNRLHTHFWPEEYPEVRAAADHIYLSQDLGMRKPEARIYQHVLQKEGFSAADAVFFDDNADNIEGANQLGITSILVKDKATIPDYFAKLLC; via the coding sequence ATGCTCTACATCTTTGATTTAGGTAATGTGATTGTCGACATCGACTTTAACCGCGTATTAGGTGTGTGGAGCGATCTGAGTCGAGTACCGCTGGCTTCGCTGAAGCAAAAATTTACGATGGGCGAGACTTTTCACCAACATGAACGCGGTGAGATAACGGACGAAGCGTTTGCTGAAGCTTTCTGTCATGAAATGGCGTTATCGCTCAGTTATGAACAATTTGCGCACGGCTGGCAGGCGGTATTTGTCGGATTACGGCCCGAGGTGATTGCTATCATGCATAAACTGCGCGAGCAGGGGCATCGCGTGGTGGTGCTATCCAATACTAACCGACTGCATACCCACTTCTGGCCGGAGGAATACCCGGAGGTGCGCGCTGCCGCCGACCATATCTATTTATCGCAGGATTTGGGAATGCGTAAGCCGGAAGCGCGTATTTATCAGCACGTCCTGCAGAAAGAAGGTTTTTCCGCTGCCGATGCGGTCTTTTTCGACGACAATGCCGATAATATAGAAGGGGCCAACCAGTTGGGGATCACCAGTATTCTGGTGAAGGATAAAGCCACCATCCCTGACTATTTCGCGAAGCTGTTATGCTAA
- the rbn gene encoding tRNA processing exoribonuclease BN (similar to E. coli tRNA processing exoribonuclease BN (AAD13448.1); Blastp hit to AAD13448.1 (290 aa), 93% identity in aa 1 - 290) yields MLKTVHQKAGRHTRPVRAWLKLLWQRIDEDNMTTLAGNLAYVSLLSLVPLIAVVFALFAAFPMFSDVSIQLRHFIFANFMPATGDVIQRYIEQFVANSNKMTAVGACGLIVTALLLMYAIDSALNTIWRSKRTRPKVYSFAVYWMILTLGPLLAGVSLAISSYLLSLRWASDLNTVIDNVLHILPLLLSWISFWLLYSIVPTTRVPNRDALVGAFVAALLFEAGKKGFALYITMFPSYQLIYGVLAVIPILFVWVYWTWCIVLLGAEITVTLGEYRKLKQAAEQEEADQP; encoded by the coding sequence ATGCTAAAAACCGTTCACCAAAAAGCTGGACGCCATACGCGCCCTGTTCGGGCCTGGCTCAAGCTATTATGGCAGCGTATCGATGAGGATAATATGACGACTCTGGCGGGAAACCTCGCCTATGTCTCATTACTCTCCTTAGTACCGCTTATTGCCGTCGTTTTTGCCCTTTTCGCTGCTTTTCCGATGTTTTCTGATGTCAGCATTCAGTTACGCCATTTTATTTTTGCTAACTTTATGCCAGCCACCGGAGACGTGATTCAGCGCTATATTGAGCAGTTTGTCGCTAATTCCAACAAAATGACGGCGGTGGGCGCCTGTGGACTGATTGTGACGGCATTGCTGTTGATGTACGCCATTGATAGCGCCTTAAACACTATCTGGCGCAGCAAACGCACACGGCCAAAAGTGTACTCTTTTGCGGTGTACTGGATGATCCTCACGCTCGGCCCGCTTCTCGCTGGCGTCAGCCTGGCGATCAGCTCCTACCTGCTTTCTTTACGCTGGGCCAGCGATCTGAATACGGTCATCGACAATGTATTGCACATCCTTCCGCTGCTGCTCTCGTGGATCTCATTCTGGTTACTTTACAGTATTGTCCCAACGACTCGCGTACCGAACCGTGACGCCCTTGTCGGCGCGTTTGTCGCAGCGTTGCTGTTCGAGGCCGGAAAGAAAGGTTTCGCGCTTTATATCACCATGTTCCCGTCATATCAGCTCATTTATGGCGTACTGGCAGTGATCCCTATCCTGTTTGTCTGGGTATACTGGACCTGGTGTATAGTCTTGCTTGGCGCAGAAATAACTGTCACTCTCGGGGAATACCGAAAACTCAAACAAGCCGCAGAACAAGAAGAAGCTGACCAACCATGA
- the yihZ gene encoding D-Tyr-tRNA(Tyr) deacylase (similar to E. coli orf, hypothetical protein (AAD13449.1); Blastp hit to AAD13449.1 (145 aa), 91% identity in aa 1 - 145), producing MIALIQRVTRASVTVEDEVTGKIGPGLLVLLGVEKEDDEQKANRLCERVLGYRIFSDADGKMNLNVQQAGGSVLVVSQFTLAADTERGMRPSFSGGAAPDRAQALYEYFVERCRQQAINTQTGRFAADMQVELVNDGPVTFWLQV from the coding sequence ATGATTGCATTAATTCAACGCGTAACCCGTGCCAGCGTCACCGTGGAGGACGAGGTGACGGGTAAAATCGGCCCAGGACTTTTGGTGTTATTGGGTGTCGAAAAAGAAGATGACGAACAAAAAGCGAATCGTCTGTGCGAGCGCGTGCTGGGATACCGTATCTTCAGCGATGCTGACGGCAAGATGAATCTGAATGTACAACAGGCTGGCGGCAGCGTGCTGGTGGTGTCGCAGTTTACGCTGGCGGCAGATACCGAGCGCGGTATGCGGCCAAGCTTTTCCGGCGGGGCTGCGCCGGATCGCGCGCAGGCGCTTTATGAATATTTTGTCGAGCGCTGCCGCCAGCAGGCGATAAACACGCAAACCGGACGCTTCGCTGCCGATATGCAGGTTGAGCTGGTTAATGACGGCCCCGTGACATTCTGGCTCCAGGTATGA
- the yiiD gene encoding putative acetyltransferase (similar to E. coli putative acetyltransferase (AAD13450.1); Blastp hit to AAD13450.1 (329 aa), 93% identity in aa 1 - 329), with protein MSQLPAWPRITRESTAMYHLRVPQTEEELERYYQFRWEMLRKPLHQPKGSERDGWDALAHHQMVVDEEGNLVAVGRLYINADNEASIRFMAVHPSVQDKGLGTLMAMTLESVARQEGVKRVTCSAREDAVEFFAKLGFVNQGEITTPTTTPIRHFLMIKPVASLDDILHRGDWCGQLQQAWYEHIPLSEKMGVRIQQYTGQKFITTMPETGNQNPHHTVFAGSLFSLATLTGWGLIWLMLRERHLGGTIILADAHIRYSKPISGKPNAVADLGSLSGDLDRLARGKKARVQLQVELLGGETAGAIFEGIYIVLPAKPFGPYEEGGNEEE; from the coding sequence ATGAGTCAGCTTCCGGCGTGGCCGCGGATAACAAGAGAGAGTACGGCTATGTATCACCTTCGAGTTCCGCAAACAGAAGAAGAATTAGAACGTTACTACCAGTTTCGCTGGGAGATGCTGCGTAAACCGCTGCACCAGCCGAAAGGGTCGGAACGGGATGGCTGGGATGCGTTGGCGCACCATCAAATGGTGGTGGACGAAGAAGGAAATTTAGTTGCAGTGGGCCGCCTTTATATCAATGCAGATAACGAGGCGTCTATCCGTTTTATGGCTGTACATCCCTCGGTACAGGATAAAGGGCTGGGGACATTAATGGCGATGACCCTGGAGTCTGTTGCCCGCCAGGAAGGCGTTAAGCGCGTCACCTGCAGTGCGCGCGAAGATGCGGTTGAGTTCTTTGCCAAACTCGGGTTTGTCAATCAGGGGGAGATTACTACGCCCACAACCACGCCAATCCGCCATTTTCTGATGATTAAACCGGTAGCATCGCTGGATGATATCCTGCATCGCGGCGACTGGTGCGGGCAGCTTCAGCAGGCCTGGTATGAGCACATTCCATTGAGTGAAAAGATGGGGGTGCGCATTCAGCAGTACACCGGGCAAAAATTTATCACCACGATGCCGGAAACCGGTAATCAAAATCCGCATCACACGGTGTTTGCCGGCAGCCTGTTCTCCCTGGCGACGCTGACCGGATGGGGACTTATCTGGCTGATGCTCCGTGAACGCCACCTGGGCGGGACGATTATTCTTGCTGACGCCCATATTCGCTACAGTAAACCCATTAGCGGAAAGCCAAACGCCGTGGCTGATTTGGGGTCGCTAAGCGGTGATTTGGACAGGCTGGCGCGGGGTAAAAAAGCGCGTGTCCAGTTGCAGGTTGAACTGTTGGGCGGCGAGACCGCCGGAGCAATTTTCGAAGGCATTTATATCGTACTACCTGCGAAACCGTTCGGCCCGTATGAAGAGGGCGGGAATGAGGAGGAGTAG
- a CDS encoding putative cytoplasmic protein (similar to E. coli orf, hypothetical protein (AAC76117.1); Blastp hit to AAC76117.1 (138 aa), 45% identity in aa 19 - 138), with product MRTHRQMDATSAKKIVDTFSDAVKTVPLMGEDRNDNEYRRALALVEFLVDHDDLENPLFELLCARISEYEKHAPEFKALNQHLEKTPPGVSVLRTLMDQYGLKAADLANELGSKSNVSNILNGRRALTVNHIKALTQRFKLPADAFIE from the coding sequence ATGAGAACTCATCGTCAGATGGATGCAACCAGCGCAAAAAAGATCGTTGATACCTTCAGCGATGCGGTAAAAACCGTCCCACTGATGGGGGAAGACCGAAATGACAATGAGTATCGCAGGGCACTAGCGCTAGTGGAGTTTCTGGTCGACCACGACGATCTTGAAAACCCACTATTTGAATTGCTCTGTGCCCGAATCAGTGAATACGAAAAACATGCGCCGGAATTCAAAGCACTCAACCAACACCTGGAGAAAACGCCCCCTGGCGTTTCAGTATTGCGAACGCTCATGGATCAATACGGTCTCAAAGCAGCAGATCTTGCCAACGAACTTGGTTCTAAATCGAACGTCAGCAACATCTTAAATGGCCGCAGAGCACTAACGGTTAATCATATTAAAGCGCTTACACAACGCTTCAAACTACCAGCAGATGCCTTCATCGAGTAG